In Streptomyces chartreusis, the following proteins share a genomic window:
- the fomD gene encoding cytidylyl-2-hydroxypropylphosphonate hydrolase — MADGGAMTTEVAAGGSPVRWAPGTRILWRYRENAGRRFHIVRPVTVVRDDEDILAVWLAPGTECVKPVLADGTSVHQEPLATRYTKPRSVQRDRWFGTGVLKLARPGEPWSVWLFWEPGWQFKNWYVNLEEPLARWSGGVDSEDHFLDISVHPDRSWHWRDEDEFAQAQRDGLMDDQLAARVRRAGRDAVEVIRAWGPPFADGWQHWRPDPAWAVPSLPEDWDRTPAHMSS, encoded by the coding sequence ATGGCGGACGGTGGAGCGATGACGACGGAAGTGGCAGCGGGCGGATCGCCGGTCCGCTGGGCGCCCGGGACGCGGATCCTGTGGCGGTACCGGGAGAACGCCGGCCGTCGCTTCCACATCGTGCGCCCCGTCACCGTAGTCCGCGACGACGAGGACATCCTCGCCGTGTGGCTCGCGCCGGGCACGGAGTGCGTCAAGCCGGTGCTCGCCGATGGCACATCAGTGCATCAGGAACCCCTTGCGACCCGCTACACCAAGCCGCGTTCCGTACAGCGCGACCGGTGGTTCGGGACCGGCGTGCTCAAGCTCGCACGGCCCGGTGAGCCGTGGTCGGTATGGCTGTTCTGGGAGCCGGGGTGGCAGTTCAAGAACTGGTACGTGAACCTCGAGGAGCCGCTGGCCCGTTGGTCGGGCGGGGTGGACTCCGAGGACCACTTCCTCGACATCTCCGTGCATCCGGACCGCAGTTGGCACTGGCGGGACGAGGACGAGTTCGCGCAGGCCCAGCGGGACGGACTGATGGACGATCAGCTGGCCGCGCGGGTGCGCCGGGCGGGCCGTGACGCGGTGGAGGTGATCCGCGCCTGGGGGCCTCCGTTCGCCGACGGATGGCAGCACTGGCGCCCCGATCCCGCCTGGGCTGTACCTTCTTTGCCTGAGGACTGGGATCGCACGCCCGCGCACATGTCCTCATGA
- a CDS encoding class II fumarate hydratase, with translation MSEYRIEHDSMGEVRVPADAKWRAQTQRAVENFPISGQHIERAHIEALARIKGAAAKVNARLGVLDEDIAEAIQEAAGEVARGDWDAHFPIDVFQTGSGTSSNMNTNEVVATLATERLGRDVHPNDHVNASQSSNDVFPSSIHIAATAAVTRDLVPALEHLAASLERKAEEFADVVKSGRTHLMDATPVTLGQEFGGYAAQIRYGVERLYASLPRLAELPLGGTAVGTGINTPPGFSAAVIEEVARVTGLPLTEARDHFEAQGARDGIVETSGQLRTIAVGLTKIANDLRWAASGPRTGLAEINLPDLQPGSSIMPGKVNPVIPEAVLMVAAQVTGNDATVAAAGAAGNFELNVMLPVIAKNVLESIRLLANVSRLLADKTVDGITANRERAREYAESSPSVVTPLNKYIGYEEAAKVAKKALAERRTIRQVVLDGGYVERGDLTTEQLDEALDVLRMTRP, from the coding sequence ATGAGCGAATACCGCATCGAGCACGACTCCATGGGCGAGGTCCGCGTCCCGGCGGACGCCAAGTGGCGGGCCCAGACCCAGCGTGCCGTCGAGAACTTCCCGATCTCCGGCCAGCACATCGAGCGTGCCCACATCGAGGCGCTCGCGCGCATCAAGGGCGCCGCGGCCAAGGTGAACGCGCGGCTGGGCGTGCTCGATGAGGACATCGCCGAGGCGATCCAGGAGGCGGCCGGGGAGGTCGCCCGCGGCGACTGGGACGCGCATTTCCCGATCGACGTCTTCCAGACCGGTTCCGGCACCTCGTCGAACATGAACACCAACGAGGTCGTCGCCACGCTCGCGACCGAGCGGCTCGGCCGGGACGTCCACCCGAACGACCACGTCAACGCCTCGCAGTCGTCCAACGACGTCTTCCCGTCCTCGATCCACATCGCCGCCACCGCCGCCGTCACCCGCGACCTCGTCCCGGCCCTGGAGCACCTCGCCGCCTCCCTGGAGCGCAAGGCCGAGGAGTTCGCCGACGTGGTGAAGTCGGGGCGCACCCACCTCATGGACGCCACGCCCGTGACGCTGGGCCAGGAGTTCGGCGGGTACGCCGCCCAGATCCGCTACGGCGTCGAGCGGCTCTACGCCTCCCTCCCCCGCCTCGCCGAGCTGCCCCTGGGCGGCACCGCCGTCGGCACCGGCATCAACACCCCGCCCGGCTTCTCCGCCGCGGTCATCGAGGAGGTCGCCCGCGTCACGGGCCTGCCGCTGACCGAGGCCCGCGACCACTTCGAGGCGCAGGGCGCGCGGGACGGCATCGTCGAGACCAGCGGGCAGCTGCGGACCATCGCCGTGGGCCTGACGAAGATCGCCAACGATCTGCGGTGGGCGGCCTCGGGACCACGCACCGGGCTCGCCGAGATCAACCTGCCCGATCTCCAGCCCGGTTCGTCGATCATGCCCGGCAAGGTCAACCCGGTCATCCCCGAGGCCGTGCTCATGGTCGCCGCCCAGGTCACGGGCAACGACGCCACGGTCGCCGCCGCCGGAGCGGCCGGCAACTTCGAGCTCAACGTGATGCTTCCGGTCATCGCCAAGAACGTCCTGGAGTCGATCCGGCTGCTCGCGAACGTCTCCCGGCTGCTCGCCGACAAGACCGTGGACGGCATCACCGCGAACCGGGAACGGGCCCGCGAGTACGCCGAATCGTCACCCTCCGTGGTGACGCCGCTCAACAAGTACATCGGGTACGAGGAGGCCGCCAAGGTCGCCAAGAAGGCCCTCGCGGAGCGCAGGACGATCCGCCAAGTCGTCCTGGACGGCGGATACGTGGAGCGCGGCGACCTCACGACGGAGCAGCTGGACGAGGCCCTCGACGTGCTGAGGATGACACGGCCGTAA